The nucleotide sequence CCGGCCGGCCTCGTCGAGCCGGCCGCGGTCCAGCAGGATCCGGGCCAGTCCCCGCTGCACCACGCTGAACAGCGGGTGCGCCTCCCCGACGGCCTGGCCGAATATGGCCAGCGCCTCGCGGCTGGCCGCTTCGGCCGCTGCGTACTTCCCCTGGCGGTCCAGGTTGGCCGCCAGGTTGTGCAGGGCGGTGGCCACCTCGACGTGGCCGGGCCCGACGGTGCGACGCAGGAGTTCCACCGCCTGGCGGTACAGGCGTTCGGCTTCGGCGTCGTTCCGGCCATCCAGGATGAAACCCAGGTTGTAGATGCTCTTGCCCGTGATGTAGTGGTCCGGGCCCAGGAACGCTTCGTGCAACCGCAGGGCTTCCCGCTGGCACGCTTCGGCTTCCGCCAGTTTCCCCTGGTTGGCCAGAACCGAGGCCAGGTTGTTCAGGCTGTGGGCCAGCTCGGGGTTCTCGTCCCCGAGCGTCTGGCGGAACATGGCGACGGACTCGCGCGCCAGCGGCTCCGCGGCGGCGAACTCCCCCTGTCCCAGCCAAACCACCGCCAGGTCGTTGATGCTTTGCGCCAGCGACGGGTGCGCGCGGCGGTAGACGCGCCGCTTTTCATCCAGCACGCGCTGCATCAGCTCCCCGGCCCGGCCGTAGTCGCCCTGCTCGATGTAGACGTTGGCCAGGTTGTGCCAGTTGTCCAGCACGGCATCGGCCGCGGCCGGCCCGGCGGCCCGGTTGATGGCCACGGCCCGCTCCAGCAGTTCCGTGGCGGGCGCGTATTGGCCCTGCTCTTTGCGGAGCAGCGCCAGCGATTGCAGGATGGCGGCATACCGGGCGTCGTGCGTCAGCCCGCGGGCTTCCATGGCGTGGCGGGCCGCGGTGACTTGCCGCTCGGCCGCGGCCAGGTTGCCCGCCTTGAGTTCGATGTCCGCCAGCCGGCCCCGCGCCGCCGCTGTGGTTTCATCCCCGCGGCCCAGCTCGCGCTCGACGATGCGCAGCGCCTCGGCCTGCTGGATCCGGGCCGGCGCGTACAGGCCGAGGCCGGCGTAGGTGCTGGCCACCGCCTCCAGCAGGGAGGCCTTGAGCTGAGGCTGGGCGTCGAGCTCGAAGCGGATGCGCCGCGACGCGCGGTCCAGGAGCTGCCGGACGGTGATCTCGCCCCCCCGCGCGTCATACGGATTGGCGAACCGGAAGATGTCCAGCAGGAACCGGGTGATGGTCTCGGCGCGGTCCCGCTCCGTCTGGATCTGTCGCGCCTGGCGCGAGGTGACCACTGCGTATCGGACCGACACCGCCGTGATTCCCGACAGCAGCAGCAGGATCGCCGCCGACGCGGCGACGCCCACGGTGTGCCGCCGGACGAACTGCCGGAACCGGTACCAGCCGGCTCGGTAGCCGGCGGGGGGTGCCGCCAGCACCGGCTGCCGCTGCAGGTGACGTTCCAGGTCGGCCGCCAGCTCCGAAGCGGACGCGTAGCGGTCCTGCTTCTGTTTCTGCAGGGCCCGGTTCACGATCCAGCGCAGGTCGCCCGCCAGGGCCTGCTGGAGCGCCCGGGGCGATGTCCGCCGGGCCGCGGCCGCCGCCTCGGCCCGCTCGGCGCCCAGCGTCCGGAACCGCTCCGCCGGCGGGGGTGGCGCTTTTTCCAGCAGCGCGAACAGCAGTTCGTACAGGTTCGCGCCTTCCGACTCGAACGGGCCCCGGCCGGTGAGCAGCTCGTACAGGGTCATGCCCAGAGCGTAGATGTCCGTCCGGGTGTCCACGTCCTCACCCAGGGTGATCTGCTCGGGACTCATGTAGGCCGGCGTGCCCACGACGCCGCCCGTTTGGGTCACGTCGTGGGTCGCGGCCGCGTCCTGCTCCTGCTGAACCGCCTTGGCGATGCCGAAGTCGATGATCGTGGGCACCGGGCGGCCGTCCTCCTCGTGCACCAGGATGTTGGACGGCTTGAGATCCCGGTGGATGATCCCCTTCTGGTGGGCGTGCTGGACCGCCTGGCAGATCCGGATCATGAGCCGCAGGCGCTCGGCCAGCGGCAGTTTCCGGTTGTCGCAGTACGCCGTCAGCGGCTCGCCCGCGATGTACTCCATCACGAAGTAGGGGAGCCCCTCCGGCGTGGCGCCCGCGTCGTAGATCCGGGCGATGCCCGAGTGGTTCATCAGGGCCAGGGCCTGCTTCTCCGCCTGCAGC is from Acidobacteriota bacterium and encodes:
- a CDS encoding serine/threonine protein kinase — encoded protein: AAPPGASPPPPGRVTDFAPGDRVGPYRIVRTLGAGSMGTVFLAEQEEPVRRLVAMKFMFRSSPDPSVIARLQAEKQALALMNHSGIARIYDAGATPEGLPYFVMEYIAGEPLTAYCDNRKLPLAERLRLMIRICQAVQHAHQKGIIHRDLKPSNILVHEEDGRPVPTIIDFGIAKAVQQEQDAAATHDVTQTGGVVGTPAYMSPEQITLGEDVDTRTDIYALGMTLYELLTGRGPFESEGANLYELLFALLEKAPPPPAERFRTLGAERAEAAAAARRTSPRALQQALAGDLRWIVNRALQKQKQDRYASASELAADLERHLQRQPVLAAPPAGYRAGWYRFRQFVRRHTVGVAASAAILLLLSGITAVSVRYAVVTSRQARQIQTERDRAETITRFLLDIFRFANPYDARGGEITVRQLLDRASRRIRFELDAQPQLKASLLEAVASTYAGLGLYAPARIQQAEALRIVERELGRGDETTAAARGRLADIELKAGNLAAAERQVTAARHAMEARGLTHDARYAAILQSLALLRKEQGQYAPATELLERAVAINRAAGPAAADAVLDNWHNLANVYIEQGDYGRAGELMQRVLDEKRRVYRRAHPSLAQSINDLAVVWLGQGEFAAAEPLARESVAMFRQTLGDENPELAHSLNNLASVLANQGKLAEAEACQREALRLHEAFLGPDHYITGKSIYNLGFILDGRNDAEAERLYRQAVELLRRTVGPGHVEVATALHNLAANLDRQGKYAAAEAASREALAIFGQAVGEAHPLFSVVQRGLARILLDRGRLDEAGRLLREAAARLETAFGPDHWRVAQVRNDMGEYFWLTGNRVQGEAMLRESYEALRDKKGPEDYDTRIAAERLARVLAATGRPKPDR